A window of Macrobrachium rosenbergii isolate ZJJX-2024 chromosome 15, ASM4041242v1, whole genome shotgun sequence contains these coding sequences:
- the LOC136846429 gene encoding loricrin-like, whose amino-acid sequence MKQTVLILVSLLVAAESSTLQGYSLPGRGTSGGSLSFGTGGGSFGSSGVGTGGGSFVSSGRSTGGGFVSSGFGSGGGFSSGGFSSGGVTSGGFSSGGFSSGGFSSGGSSSGGFSSGGGGGFGSSGFGSGGSFGGSFSGHGSISCGDGQVAHGGSCVTPQVERNVYVYNVPAQPQSAGPRPNIPAPKVEHNIVFVRLPEGGVGQDPIVVPPPQQKNVVYVLNKGTAAGGQKVIQVPAPPKSQPEVYFVNVGDGQNPTLPGGVDLQSALSSAVHQGVGQVIGGGSGGAFAGGSSGGIPGSVGGGFGGSVGGGSISGGFRGPVSGGSFGTSGGSVISGGGGSSTPSGLYTPP is encoded by the exons ATGAAGCAAACGGTGCTG ATACTTGTATCTCTGCTGGTGGCAGCAGAATCGTCCACGCTGCAAGGCTACAGTCTGCCTGGTCGCGGCACTTCTGGTGGATCATTGAGCTTTGGTACAGGAGGAGGGTCCTTTGGTTCCTCAGGAGTAGGAACTGGTGGTGGATCCTTTGTTTCGTCTGGAAGAAGTACTGGAGGAGGTTTTGTATCGTCCGGCTTTGGTAGTGGTGGAGGCTTCAGCAGTGGAGGTTTTTCAAGTGGAGGTGTTACCAGTGGAGGCTTTTCCAGTGGAGGGTTCTCGAGTGGAGGCTTCTCCAGTGGAGGCTCTTCCAGTGGAGGCTTCTCCAgcggtggaggaggagggttCGGATCCTCCGGTTTTGGGAGTGGTGGATCCTTTGGTGGATCCTTCTCAGGCCATGGATCCATCTCTTGTGGGGATGGACAGGTCGCTCATGGAGGAAGCTGCGTAACTCCCCAAGTGGAACGCAATGTCTACGTCTACAATGTCCCAGCACAGCCCCAATCTGCTGGCCCTCGTCCTAACATCCCAGCACCTAAGGTCGAACACAACATCGTCTTCGTGCGTCTTCCAGAGGGCGGTGTAGGACAGGACCCTATTGTGGTTCCTCCACCCCAGCAGAAGAACGTCGTCTATGTCCTCAACAAGGGCACTGCAGCAGGTGGACAGAAGGTCATCCAAGTTCCAGCACCACCCAAGAGCCAGCCTGAAGTCTACTTTGTCAACGTCGGCGACGGCCAGAACCCAACTCTTCCAGGAGGTGTTGATCTCCAGAGTGCCCTCAGCAGCGCTGTCCACCAAGGAGTCGGTCAGGTCATTGGTGGTGGATCAGGAGGAGCGTTTGCCGGAGGCAGCTCTGGCGGTATTCCTGGAAGCGTCGGTGGTGGTTTTGGAGGGTCAGTCGGAGGTGGAAGCATTTCCGGAGGATTTAGAGGCCCTGTCAGCGGTGGAAGCTTTGGAACTTCCGGTGGCAGTGTTATCTCCGGTGGTGGTGGTTCCTCTACCCCAAGTGGTCTGTACACCCCTCCTTAA